The following are from one region of the Bradyrhizobium sediminis genome:
- a CDS encoding acetyl-CoA acetyltransferase, with translation MTASIVGWAHTPFGKFDTETVESLVVKVATEAMADAGITAADVDEIVLGHFNAGFSPQDFTASLVLQADPALRFKPATRVENACATGSAAVHQGIRAIAAGAAKIVLVVGVEQMTRTPPTEIGRNLLRASYLPEDGDTPGGFAGVFGKIAQAYFQKYGDQSDALAMIAAKNHKNGVANPYAQMRKDFGYEFCRSESEKNPFVAGPLKRTDCSLVSDGAAALVLTDAETAKTMGKAVNIRATAHAQDFLPMSKRDILQFEGCTVAWQRALQSAGVQLSDLSFVETHDCFTVAELIEYEAMGLTPRGQGARAIKEGWTQKDGKLPVNPSGGLKAKGHPIGATGVSMHVMTAMQLVGQAPEGMQIKNAKLAGIFNMGGAAVANYVSLLEPAK, from the coding sequence ACCGAGACCGTCGAAAGCCTCGTGGTGAAGGTCGCGACCGAGGCGATGGCGGATGCCGGGATTACGGCCGCCGACGTCGACGAAATCGTGCTCGGCCATTTCAACGCCGGCTTCTCGCCGCAGGACTTTACCGCATCCCTGGTGCTGCAGGCCGACCCCGCCTTGCGGTTCAAGCCGGCGACGCGCGTCGAGAACGCCTGCGCCACCGGTTCGGCTGCGGTGCATCAGGGCATCCGGGCGATCGCCGCGGGCGCGGCCAAGATCGTGCTGGTGGTCGGCGTCGAGCAGATGACGCGGACGCCGCCGACCGAAATCGGCCGTAACCTGTTGCGCGCCTCCTATCTGCCCGAAGACGGCGATACCCCCGGCGGCTTCGCCGGCGTGTTCGGCAAGATCGCGCAGGCCTATTTCCAGAAATATGGCGACCAGTCCGATGCGCTGGCGATGATCGCCGCCAAAAACCACAAGAACGGCGTCGCCAATCCCTATGCGCAGATGCGCAAGGATTTCGGCTACGAATTCTGCCGCTCCGAGAGCGAGAAGAACCCGTTCGTCGCGGGCCCCTTGAAGCGCACCGACTGCTCGCTGGTGTCGGACGGCGCGGCCGCGCTGGTGCTGACGGACGCGGAGACCGCCAAGACCATGGGCAAGGCGGTCAACATCCGCGCTACCGCGCATGCCCAGGATTTCCTGCCGATGTCCAAGCGCGACATTCTGCAGTTCGAAGGCTGCACCGTGGCCTGGCAGCGCGCGCTGCAATCGGCCGGCGTGCAGCTGTCCGATCTGTCCTTTGTCGAAACCCACGACTGCTTCACCGTCGCCGAGCTGATCGAGTATGAGGCGATGGGCCTGACGCCGCGCGGGCAGGGCGCCCGCGCCATCAAGGAAGGCTGGACCCAGAAGGACGGCAAGCTGCCGGTCAATCCGTCCGGCGGGTTGAAGGCCAAGGGCCATCCGATCGGCGCCACCGGCGTTTCCATGCATGTGATGACCGCGATGCAGCTCGTTGGCCAGGCGCCCGAGGGCATGCAGATCAAGAATGCAAAGCTCGCGGGCATCTTCAACATGGGCGGCGCCGCAGTCGCGAACTACGTCTCGCTGCTGGAGCCCGCGAAGTAG